One Spea bombifrons isolate aSpeBom1 chromosome 1, aSpeBom1.2.pri, whole genome shotgun sequence DNA window includes the following coding sequences:
- the NWD2 gene encoding NACHT and WD repeat domain-containing protein 2 produces the protein MWPSGASSRLPCPRDSALRRAAFSGNLYALPPHLVPTGRCVRVFISANPEDTVAERNALKEQIYPKLREFCRENYGMEFQAIDLYWGVSPEEWDCPELQKTRMRLLEDCLKTSAGPCFVGLLGEKYGTIRIPGEVESSEFEMILDAAIEAKLETRTLEEWYCRDENSVPPAYYLRPKEEMLSNHHNPTDSSTSSANVKKWQAVAEEIKHIFNTAVKLLHEKGKLKTSQAKRYLSSALEDEFDFALGKQTAAFLKKCVCYIRKISNIERHVKIPEMGKYTDVIKVENKNTRDPEALEKLVKLRDEFIPTIVASSNLRVYTSVTHCDMKLGYSQEVENHYVDGLGKQFYEDMIDIIQATVQQNFDIETDSLYDEILQNLSLCRTYSLFYEYRCEALHLIHKYIQPCKSGHINPLVVYGGACTGKTLLLAEAAKKAWSWLHKEMASDSDPVVIVRFVGSTEMSSDLSNLLQSLCEQLAENYQCLLQNLPKKVRDLHELFLNLLNESSFHRPLIIILDSLEQLSDTDDARKLWWLPIHLPRTVRIIISTLPNKHGILQKLRCLIHNEDNYIELITRDRKMCSQILKHQLLGVKRKVTSGQQIYVNEAFSRCTLPMFVNLTFREVRTWRSHKDVNDSTLSITVHENIEHLFWSLENKCGPNIVSRALGYITLAKTGLSEVELEDILALDNSVMRELLAGMKPSNPLRIPYTVIAHLKEHLTGYLIERHVRNVTLLVWSNRQLHLIAQKRYLSNDEELQEMHTNMAEYFLGFWSGGRKKTLYDEHHYFENCISNENRGIHDQENHFNNESAFDRQAPEQPWAFQCNPLEPDIFFVNHRKMTELLHHLTRSGMMDELMSGLAMNFSWLYTMIKIGQFDRALGDIEVAYNYSQQKELKFLASTLQSIKNKILKYPGSLSAELQQILLPVVSSLPKFRNLLMECNKDGPKYCSIVPLHSSMDVNYIPERLSLSSSSLHVTEVLPTYSPNIIIAALENGSISTWDVESRQLLRRITTTQFVIIGMKLTTDEKYLVVSTTKNTLLIYDNLNSCLLSEVEVKGSKHSGIGAGSNVINGFTLSNTHALAWLEASKDVNVIDLLYGWPLYNFHCWYEVTCIRCSPDGQYAFCGQYLNTTTIFNLSSGEKLSTVTSEFSGGFVKSILVLDNTQEVVMIDNEGSLSVWNIEEITNPQLTEEFDCTKEDTDVVSIELSEDQSAILICKASSIELLDTRMWKVSEKFRAKHNEKFIFAVLSKNCDCIIASMENTSSIFVWRRDTGQCMASLQEISGNIVKLVKSSHHNLLLSLTISGVLSIWDIDILTAMSNIDKTGKAVQAVLVTSRGDYIYSLDGSDSIQKWNFNTGFIESAFRHEGIVEHCVLTAAAELMVTSDDKCNQYVWHTGSGENILRISGQRISQLLITHNDQFIVSLCEQNASRVWRLATGHKVCNILAALKNALITTANTFVVGMTKNKLLAVSLWTGSITKKYCCDDGATIVNFKLIPDCPEFVVFITSTETVNIWSLAEETVCRRVQLPCNFLKNLDDFQISPNGKLGIVTHGDEKINILDLHSGKLRIVQAPGIIWKHSLSCDGRYLVYICFCSGEEDEDNSISSLIVMRLADGKNIGACSLYKTPTFLAVSQRHLNIVVGFEDGSLGTYTVVDRVDATLKIKIATSNSRQIFSTKPHIFRPKCNHCNFKILPDCLWRESTEVFARDSPITVSDSGEGTETTPTKKHNFCYEKMCSAIDCRGQSFANDS, from the exons GGCCTTCTTGGAGAGAAATATGGAACCATTCGAATCCCTGGGGAGGTTGAGTCATCTGAATTTGAAATGATCCTGGATGCTGCTATTGAAGCTAAGCTGGAAACGAGGACCTTGGAGGAATGGTATTGCAGAGATGAAAATTCCGTGCCACCGGCGTATTACCTCAGaccaaaggaagaaatgctgagcAATCATCATAATCCT acggACTCTTCCACAAGTTCAGCAAATGTGAAGAAATGGCAAGCGGTAGCTGAAGAGATAAAGCATATTTTTAATACTGCTGTTAAATTACTTCACGAGAAAGGAAAGTTGAAAACCAGCCAAGCCAAGAGATATTTATCGTCtg CCTTGGAAGACGAGTTTGATTTTGCACTAGGAAAGCAGACTGCAgcctttttaaagaaatgtgtgTGCTACATCCGTAAAATTTCAAACATTGAAAGGCATGTGAAAATCCCAGAGATGGGAAAATACACAGATGTCATTAAAGTGGAGAATAAGAATACTCGCGATCCTGAAGCCTTGGAAAAATTGGTAAAGCTCAGAGATGAGTTTATTCCAACTATTGTTGCGTCATCCAATCTGCGAGTTTACACATCAGTGACGCACTGTGACATGAAGCTGGGATATTCCCAAGAAGTAGAAAATCACTACGTGGACGGACTCGGAAAGCAGTTTTATGAAGATATGATTGATATTATCCAGGCAACTGTCCAGCAGAATTTTGATATAGAGACTGATTCCCTTTATGATGAAATCCTGCAAAACTTGTCTCTCTGTAGAACATACTCTTTATTCTATGAATACAGATGTGAAGCACTGcatttaattcacaaatatatacagCCTTGCAAATCAGGACACATTAACCCTCTCGTTGTTTATGGAGGGGCCTGCACTGGAAAAACCCTTTTATTAGCAGAAGCTGCAAAAAAG GCCTGGTCATGGCTTCATAAAGAAATGGCATCAGATTCCGACCCCGTAGTCATTGTAAGATTTGTAGGATCTACAGAAATGAGCTCTGATTTAAGCAATCTGCTGCAAAGTCTATGTGAACAATTGGCCGAAAACTACCAATGTTTACTGCAGAACCTTCCCAAAAAGGTTCGGGATCTCCATGAACTCTTTTTAAATTTGTTGAATGAGTCCTCTTTTCACAGAccacttattattatattggaTAGCCTTGAACAACTCTCAGATACCGATGATGCCAGAAAGCTCTGGTGGTTGCCTATTCATCTTCCACGTACAGTTCGGATAATCATATCAACACTGCCAAACAAGCATGGAATCCTGCAAAAACTAAGGTGCCTTATACATAATGAGGACAATTATATCGAACTTATAACTAGGGACAGAAAAATGTGCAGCCAAATACTTAAGCATCAGCTACTTGGCGTAAAGCGAAAAGTGACATCAGGTCAACAAATCTACGTCAATGAAGCATTCTCAAGGTGTACTCTGCCTATGTTTGTGAACTTAACATTTAGAGAGGTTAGGACCTGGAGATCTCATAAAGATGTTAATGATTCAACTCTTAGTATCACTGTTCATGAGAACATAGAGCATTTATTTTGGTCACTTGAAAATAAATGCGGTCCTAATATTGTGTCCAGAGCACTTGGCTATATCACATTGGCCAAGACGGGACTCAGTGAAGTGGAACTGGAAGACATCCTAGCTCTTGATAATAGTGTGATGAGAGAGTTGCTGGCTGGCATGAAACCATCCAATCCATTAAGGATACCCTACACAGTTATTGCACACCTTAAAGAGCACCTGACTGGTTACCTGATAGAAAGACACGTAAGAAATGTTACCCTCCTGGTTTGGTCTAACAGACAATTGCACCTAATTGCCCAGAAAAGATATCTAAGCAATGATGAGGAATTGCAAGAAATGCATACAAATATGGCGGAATACTTTTTAGGTTTTTGGtcaggaggaagaaaaaaaactctctACGACGAGCATCATTATTTTGAAAATTGCATTTCAAATGAAAACAGAGGGATTCACGATCAGGAGAACCACTTTAACAATGAATCTGCGTTTGACAGGCAAGCTCCTGAGCAGCCATGGGCATTTCAATGTAACCCTCTTGAGCCAGATATCTTTTTTGTTAATCACAGGAAAATGACAGAACTGTTACATCACTTGACCAGAAGTGGAATGATGGATGAACTGATGTCTGGGCTTGCAATGAACTTTAGCTGGCTTTACACCATGATCAAAATAGGACAGTTTGACAGGGCACTGGGTGATATTGAAGTAGCATACAATTACTCACAACAAAAAGAGCTGAAATTCCTTGCCAGCACCcttcaaagcataaaaaataaaattcttaaaTATCCTGGATCACTGTCTGCGGAGCTGCAACAAATACTCTTACCAGTTGTAAGTTCGTTGCCTAAGTTCCGGAACCTTCTTATGGAATGTAACAAAGATGGACCTAAATATTGTTCTATTGTTCCACTACATTCATCTATGGATgtaaattatatccctgaaagACTTTCCTTGTCATCTAGCTCATTGCATGTCACAGAGGTCCTTCCTACTTATAGCCCAAATATTATAATTGCTGCCCTGGAAAATGGCTCTATCAGTACCTGGGATGTAGAATCTAGACAACTCCTTAGACGAATCACAACAACACAGTTTGTAATAATTGGTATGAAGCTAACAACAGATGAAAAATATCTTGTTGTATCCACGACAAAGAACACCCTGTTGATTTATGACAACCTTAATTCTTGCCTTTTGTCCGAAGTAGAAGTAAAAGGGTCTAAGCACAGTGGCATTGGAGCAGGATCAAATGTAATTAATGGTTTCACACTGTCAAACACACATGCACTTGCATGGCTGGAGGCGAGTAAAGATGTTAATGTTATTGATCTACTTTATGGATGGCCTTTATATAACTTCCATTGTTGGTATGAAGTAACATGCATACGATGTTCTCCAGATGGACAATATGCGTTTTGTGGACAGTACCTCAATACAACCACCATTTTTAATTTGAGTAGTGGTGAAAAGCTGTCAACCGTAACGTCTGAATTTTCAGGGGGGTTTGTAAAATCCATTCTTGTGCTTGATAACACCCAAGAAGTGGTCATGATTGACAATGAAGGAAGCCTTTCTGTTTGGAACATAGAGGAAATAACAAACCCTCAACTGACCGAAGAGTTTGATTGTACCAAGGAAGACACAGATGTGGTCAGCATTGAGCTTTCCGAAGACCAAAGTGCAATTCTTATATGTAAAGCGTCAAGCATTGAGCTCCTTGACACACGTATGTGGAAAGTATCAGAAAAGTTTAGAGCCAAGCATAATGAGAAATTCATATTCGCTGTACTTTCTAAAAATTGTGACTGTATTATTGCTTCCATGGAAAATACCTCATCTATTTTTGTTTGGAGAAGAGACACAGGACAATGCATGGCAAGTTTACAAGAAATCTCAGGAAACATAGTGAAGCTAGTAAAATCAAGCCATCACAACTTACTTCTGTCTCTGACCATCAGTGGTGTCCTTTCCATCTGGGACATTGACATCTTGACAGCAATGTCCAACATTGACAAAACTGGAAAAGCCGTCCAAGCGGTTTTAGTCACCAGTCGAGGGGATTACATCTATTCGCTCGATGGATCAGATTCCATTCAAAAGTGGAATTTTAACACAGGTTTTATAGAGTCTGCCTTTAGACATGAGGGCATCGTTGAACATTGTGTACTTACAGCCGCCGCAGAACTAATGGTAACTTCTGACGACAAGTGCAACCAGTACGTTTGGCACACTGGCAGTGGAGAAAATATCCTCCGCATTAGTGGGCAAAGGATATCTCAGCTCTTAATTACTCATAACGATCAATTTATTGTTTCACTTTGCGAACAAAATGCATCCAGAGTATGGAGACTAGCTACGGGACATAAAGTTTGTAACATTTTAGCTGCCTTAAAGAATGCACTTATAACAACTGCAAATACTTTTGTGGTTGGCATGACCAAGAACAAACTGTTAGCCGTTAGCTTATGGACAGGAAGCATAACAAAAAAGTATTGCTGTGATGATGGTGCAACTATTGTTAATTTCAAATTGATCCCAGATTGCCCagaatttgtggtttttattacaTCGACTGAAACTGTGAACATTTGGAGCCTTGCTGAAGAAACCGTTTGTAGACGAGTTCAACTGCCAtgcaactttttaaaaaatctggatGATTTTCAAATCTCTCCAAATGGCAAACTTGGGATCGTAACACATGGTGATGAAAAAATCAATATTCTTGATCTACACAGTGGCAAATTACGCATTGTACAAGCACCAGGCATCATTTGGAAGCATAGCTTGTCCTGTGACGGGCGCTACCTTGtctacatttgtttttgcagTGGAGAAGAGGATGAGGACAATTCCATCTCAAGTTTAATAGTAATGAGACTAGCAGATGGGAAAAACATTGGTGCTTGCTCATTATATAAAACTCCAACTTTTCTTGCTGTTTCACAAAGGCACCTTAACATTGTTGTAGGATTTGAAGATGGAAGCCTTGGCACTTACACCGTAGTGGACCGCGTTGACGCCACGCTGAAGATTAAAATTGCGACATCAAATAGCCGTCAGATTTTCAGTACCAAGCCACATATATTCAGACCCAAGTGCAATCATTGCAATTTTAAGATTTTACCCGACTGCTTGTGGAGAGAGTCCACAGAAGTGTTCGCCAGAGATAGCCCCATCACAGTTTCAGACTCCGGCGAAGGCACTGAGACAACACCGaccaaaaaacacaatttttgcTATGAGAAAATGTGCTCTGCCATTGACTGTAGGGGGCAGAGTTTTGCCAATGACAGCTGA